The window CGCGATGGTGACGTCGGGGTGCTCGTCGGCGTACGTCCGCAGGAAGAGGTCGGCGAGCGCGCGGGACTCCGACGCGGCGCCGCGGGGGGATCCGGCGATGTGCAGCAGAGTGGTCATCGGGTGCTCCTCGGTTCCGGGCAATGGAAAATGCGTGCGCACGCACATAATAGCCGACGCGCTGGAGTCGCGTCAAGGTGCGTGCCGACGCACGCTGTTTGGTACGGTGCCGGTGGTGCCTCACGAGCCGGAGGGGATCGCCGCCTGGGCGGCGCTGCTGCGGGCGCACGCCGCCGTGGTGCCGAAGCTGGAGCGCCGGCTGACCGAGGCGGGCCTGCCGCTCCCGTGGTACGACGTCCTGCTCGTGCTGAACGCAGCGCCGGAGCGACGGCTGCGCATGACCGAGCTGGGCAGCCGGGCGGTGCTCAGCCGCGAGCGGGTCTCACGCGTGGTCACCGAGCTGGAGCGGGCCGGTCTGGTGCGCCGCGAGCCCAACCCGGAGGACGGCCGGTCGTCGTTCGCCACCGTGACGCCCGAGGGGCGCAGCCGGCTGCGCGCGGTCGCGCCGGTCTACCTCTCAGGCGTCCAGGAGCACTTCCTCGGCCACCTGGGCGCGCCCGAGCTGCGGACGCTGGCGGAGGCCCTCGGCCGGGTCGTCAGGGCCGAGGAGGGCTAGCGGGGGCAGCCGCCAGGCCGCCGACCAGAGCGTGGACGAGCAGCGGCACCTCGGCTCGGCGCAGCCGGAAGGTGGACACGCAGCTGGTCTCGTGCCAGAGGCTCAGCACCACCACGTCCGCCTCGTCGTGCCAGGTCACCCGCATCCAGCGGCCGCCACCTCGGGCGTCCGCGAGGATCTCGCCGCTCGCGGGCAGCGCGAGGAGGTCGTCCGCGGGCGTGCCGGCCGGCTCGGTCACGGGTTCAGTCTGCTGCCTCGGCCTGCGGGGTGGAAGCCCCCGAACCGGTGGCGCCGCAGCGGGACGCCCCGGTCGTGCCCATGGAACGGCGCCGGTCGCGGGCCCCTCCTCCCTCGACCGGCGCCGTCGCCAGCGCCTCGCCTCCCGGCGAGAAGTCAGAACAGCCGTGCCCAGGTGTGCCGGCCGACGTTGCCGCGACCCTGCCAGCCCAGCGACCGCTGGAAGCGGGAGACGGCGGACCTGGTGTAGCTGCCGTAGTAGCCGGTGGCGGTCACGCCCAGACGGGCCTGCACCTTCTTCACCGAGGAACCGGTGCTGCCGTAGGTCAGCTTGCCGGAGAAGCCCACGCTGACCGAGCTGGTCGTGACCCGCATCGGGCGGCGGAAGACCTCGGCGACCCAGACCCGGCCGTCGCGGACGACGGCGCCGACGCCCACCTCGGTGTAGTCGCGGTCGAGGACGTTGGCGCGGTGCGCCGGGGAGTTCATGAAGGCG of the Actinomycetes bacterium genome contains:
- a CDS encoding MarR family transcriptional regulator; translated protein: MPHEPEGIAAWAALLRAHAAVVPKLERRLTEAGLPLPWYDVLLVLNAAPERRLRMTELGSRAVLSRERVSRVVTELERAGLVRREPNPEDGRSSFATVTPEGRSRLRAVAPVYLSGVQEHFLGHLGAPELRTLAEALGRVVRAEEG